Below is a genomic region from Kribbella qitaiheensis.
AGGTGAACGCCGGGCGAATACCAAGGCTGCAGAACGTGCTACACGGCGGTACGGAGGGCCGCGGCGACGACTTCTACCGCAGGCGTCCGGGTCGCGCGAGTCAGCAGGAAGACCTCGCGGGTGAGATCGCCCTCGGCCAGGGAACGAACCGCGACGCCTGGTACGCCGTAACCGAGGACGAGGTCGGGGAGGAGGGCGCAGGCGCCCGTGGTACGGACCATTTCGACGAGGATCAGGAAGTCGTCGGAGGCATACCGCAGGTCGGGCTCGAAGCCGCCGAGCTCGCGGCAGGCACGGATCTGCATCTCGCGATGGCCGGTGCCCGGTTGGCAGGCGGCCCATCGGGCGCCGGACAGTTGCGCCATTCGTACCCGCTCGGTGGCCGCCGGCGGATGGGTTTCGGGTAGCACCAGGCGCACCTGCTCGCGGACCAACGGCTCCCGGGTCAGGTCGTCGTGGATGGGCCGTGGTTGGCCGGCGTACTCGTCTCCCACCAATGCGTCGAGTTGGCGCAGGCGAAGGGCCGGTATCGCCTCCTCGACTTCGGCCTCGGTGACCTCGATCCGGATGCCGGGATGACTGGCGGCCACTGCGGCGACGGCGGGCGCCACGATCCGCAGGAAGGCGGACTGGAAAGCGGCCACCCGGACGACGCCGGCCGGGTGGCCCGCGGTGAGGGCGGCCACCTCAGCCTCGGCGGCCTCCATCCCGTCGAGCAGGGTGGCTGCATGCCGAACCAGGACCTGGCCCGCGTCGGTGAGCCGCACGTTCCGGCCGGTGCGTTCGAGCAGCTTGGCACCCGCCTCGCGTTCGAGGACCGCGAGCTGCTGGGAGATCGCGCTCGGAGTGTAGCCGAGCGCCCGGGCGGCGCCGTGAACGGTTCCGCGGGCGTCGAGTTCGCGCAGGAGGCGCAGGCGGCGGAGATCGAGCATCGTGCACAAATGCTACTGGGTTTTGTGCACAAAGAGGAGATAGACGTGAATAGTTGACGATGTCAGCATCGGTGCGTGGGTGCCCTCCTCTGCCTCTTGTCAGCTGCCTGTTTCGGCGCGATGGCGATCTTCGGGAAGTACGCGTACGACGCCCGGGTCGACGTCGGTGATCTCCTCCTGCTGCGCTTCGTGATCGCGGCCGTCCTGCTGCTCGTCGTCGCCCGGGTGACCGGTGCTCTCCGCGGCCTGCCGCGACACTCGATCCCGGCCGGGCTCGCGATGGGCGGGATCGGCTACGCGACCCAGGCCGGCCTCTTCTTCGGTGCCCTCCAGCGGATGGACGCGTCGCTGCTCGCGCTGATCCTGTACGCCTACCCGGCCCTCGTGACGCTCGGTGCGATCGCCCTCGGCCGCGAACGGGCCACCGTACGCCGGGTCGTCGCGCTGCTGGTCGCCTCCGCAGGGACGGTCCTCGTCCTCGGCGCTGCGGCCGCGGGCGGCCTGGATGCCCTCGGTACGGCGATGGGCTTCGGTGCGGCCCTCGCGTACACGGTCTACATCCTGGTAGGGGACCGGATCGGTCCCGCGATCCCGCCACTGGCGCTGGCCGCACTCGTCTGTACCGGCGCCGCCGGAACCTTCGCGGTGGTCAGCGCGGTCCGCGGCGGTCCCCAGTTCGACTTCGATGCCGCCGGTTGGGGATGGGTTACGGCGATCGCCGTCGTCAGTACGGTGGCGGCGATCGTCTTGTTCTTCGCGGGCGTCGCCCGCGTCGGTCCGTCGGCCGCTTCCATCCTGTCGACGCTGGAACCAGTGGTCACGGTCGGGCTTGCGGCAGTCGTGTTCGGCGAGTCGCTCGGTGCCG
It encodes:
- a CDS encoding LysR family transcriptional regulator; its protein translation is MLDLRRLRLLRELDARGTVHGAARALGYTPSAISQQLAVLEREAGAKLLERTGRNVRLTDAGQVLVRHAATLLDGMEAAEAEVAALTAGHPAGVVRVAAFQSAFLRIVAPAVAAVAASHPGIRIEVTEAEVEEAIPALRLRQLDALVGDEYAGQPRPIHDDLTREPLVREQVRLVLPETHPPAATERVRMAQLSGARWAACQPGTGHREMQIRACRELGGFEPDLRYASDDFLILVEMVRTTGACALLPDLVLGYGVPGVAVRSLAEGDLTREVFLLTRATRTPAVEVVAAALRTAV
- a CDS encoding DMT family transporter; translated protein: MGALLCLLSAACFGAMAIFGKYAYDARVDVGDLLLLRFVIAAVLLLVVARVTGALRGLPRHSIPAGLAMGGIGYATQAGLFFGALQRMDASLLALILYAYPALVTLGAIALGRERATVRRVVALLVASAGTVLVLGAAAAGGLDALGTAMGFGAALAYTVYILVGDRIGPAIPPLALAALVCTGAAGTFAVVSAVRGGPQFDFDAAGWGWVTAIAVVSTVAAIVLFFAGVARVGPSAASILSTLEPVVTVGLAAVVFGESLGAVQLAGGALVLSAAVVIRPAEARRRAAEDRLVPGGLEQLGDAAPRGLRVQGFTARVEATAYDAGVVAQQQESPAEQGERGLAVLAEVSLESTGEGDQAVVADADRSRQ